In a genomic window of Cyclopterus lumpus isolate fCycLum1 chromosome 13, fCycLum1.pri, whole genome shotgun sequence:
- the cldnj gene encoding claudin j has translation MAVQELGISLSMFGVAGTILICALPMWKVTAFIGTQLVVMQVFWEGLWMTCVSEYTGQMQCKLYDALLDLSPDLQAARGLICIGLVLGCLGFLVFLLGARCTNCLGHPTLKARLVLGSGAVFCLAALVTVVAVSWTANSVIRDFHNPRVPEVLKRELGAAIYIGFVVSGLLFCGGAILCTSCPTQRAGFPSGGYTLAKTRSSSYAIKNYV, from the coding sequence ATGGCTGTGCAGGAGCTGGGCATTAGCCTGTCCATGTTCGGCGTTGCCGGGACCATCCTGATCTGCGCCCTGCCCATGTGGAAGGTGACGGCGTTCATCGGCACCCAGCTGGTGGTCATGCAGGTGTTCTGGGAGGGCCTGTGGATGACCTGCGTAAGCGAGTACACCGGCCAGATGCAGTGCAAGCTCTACGACGCCCTGCTGGACCTGTCACCGGACCTGCAGGCGGCCCGCGGCCTCATCTGCATCGGCCTGGTGCTGGGGTGCCTGGGCTTCCTGGTCTTCCTCCTGGGGGCGCGCTGCACCAACTGCCTGGGCCACCCAACGCTCAAGGCGCGGCTGGTGCTGGGCTCCGGGGCCGTCTTCTGCCTGGCGGCACTCGTCACTGTGGTCGCCGTCTCCTGGACGGCCAACTCTGTCATCAGGGACTTCCACAACCCGCGCGTCCCCGAGGTGCTCAAGAGGGAGCTTGGGGCGGCCATATACATCGGCTTTGTCGTGTCCGGGTTGCTGTTCTGCGGGGGGGCCATACTGTGCACCAGCTGCCCGACACAGAGGGCCGGGTTCCCCTCCGGCGGGTACACGCTGGCCAAGACCCGCAGCAGCAGCTACGCCATCAAGAACTACGTGTGA